A genomic window from Ischnura elegans chromosome 10, ioIscEleg1.1, whole genome shotgun sequence includes:
- the LOC124166379 gene encoding 39S ribosomal protein S30, mitochondrial, whose product MYLRRKVIVYGCFWKCVSVSSEMNAALSRLVVPSLNRNVPCVGNLCKRLCTSDSAVAVKYPPIQDLSYYARKYREYEKWHEKIKALPTVEEKLLELNMPSYYGWRCFQLKEGVIPYDFLNFTQFVTRTHMMVCDDLPISIEGLGGSTEKSPLLDNIRPVFEEALIFESCSKRFSGGEDKDRSSSMVKQIVWRIMSFLSRNAPHLADAQVDHDPRIEAFWVAGGMEPTYSTWKSRKNCKWHSHRADDYENRFIQYEGAPFMQLRHPLPLSPVVDLQNSRDFEYEIPHFKYDPRVIGIGMERRHGTIIPGFWPGDPCEFGLVSFHARDHINNRPERYGEEEHAEALHAQAILASYGWLYPLACYQGFSTFNDVTYPLVTQTVITDGQFWSFYTYQLNTTLVHSNESIDNPRRNLCWGTPAMKLYDKIEDGKVEGLNEEVLRKLLKIFLNKPSERDVELKPYLSDYRYVANIPDLKKREWLETRFKHLYSLRPRHKPLPEVYNWEKIYKIDHKTRPMDPRRRPFELDINPFKRRLDEHQPAYIPKKFREDKKKKWSDTYYP is encoded by the exons ATGTACTTGCGAAGAAAAGTAATTGTATATGGTTGTTTTTGGAAGTGTGTCAGCGTTTCTTCAGAAATGAATGCTGCACTAAGCCGCCTAGTTGTGCCGAGTTTGAACCGTAATGTGCCGtgtgttggcaatttatgcaaaaGATTGTGCACCAGCGATAGTGCTGTAGCTGTGAAGTATCCTCCGATCCAAGATTTGTCATACTATGCAAGGAAATATCGTGAATATGAAAAATGGCACGAGAAAATAAAGGCGTTGCCCACAGTGGAAGAAAAACTTTTAGAACTTAACATGCCTTCGTATTACGGTTGGAGATGTTTTCAGTTAAAAGAGGGTGTAATACCGTACGATTTTCTCAATTTTACGCAATTTGTGACGAGAACTCACATGATGGTTTGTGATGACTTACCAATTTCCATCGAAGGACTGGGTGGTAGTACTGAAAAATCGCCTTTGCTGGATAACATAAGGCCAGTGTTTGAAGAAGCCTTAATTTTCGAAAGTTGCAGTAAAAG ATTTTCAGGTGGTGAGGACAAAGACAGAAGTTCCTCCATGGTGAAGCAAATTGTGTGGCgtattatgtcttttctttccCGTAATGCTCCGCACTTAGCTGACGCTCAG GTGGATCATGATCCTCGGATTGAGGCGTTTTGGGTTGCTGGTGGAATGGAACCGACTTACAGTACCTGGAAATCGCGGAAAAATTGTAAATGGCATAGTCATAGGGCTGACGATTATGAGAATAG ATTTATCCAGTACGAGGGTGCCCCTTTTATGCAGCTACGACATCCACTTCCCCTCTCACCAGTTGTTGACTTGCAAAACTCAAGAGATTTTGAGTATGAAATTCCTCACTTCAAATACGACCCTAGAGTAATTGGTATTGGGATGGAGAGGCGACATGGGACTATTATTCCAG gTTTTTGGCCTGGAGATCCTTGTGAATTTGGATTGGTGTCTTTTCATGCGAGAGATCATATAAACAATCGGCCTGAACGTTATGGTGAAGAGGAACATGCTGAAGCTCTTCATGCTCAGGCAATTTTAGCTTCTTATGGATGGCTTTATCCTCTTGCATGTTATCAAG gatTTTCAACTTTCAATGATGTCACCTACCCGCTAGTTACGCAGACTGTCATTACCGATGGGCAATTTTGGTCATTTTACACTTACCAACTGAACACTACTTTGGTTCATTCTAATGAAAGCATTGATAATCCTCGTCGGAACCTATGCTGGGGAACACCTGCTATGAAGTTATATGATAAAATAGAAGATGGAAAAGTGGAGG GgctaaatgaagaagtgctgagaaagttattgaaaattttcttgaacAAACCAAGTGAGAGAGATGTTGAACTGAAGCCTTATCTGAGTGACTATCGTTATGTTGCTAACATCCCTGATTTGAAGAAGCGTGAATGGTTGGAGACTCGCTTTAAGCATTTATATTCACTGAGACCTAGGCATAAGCCATTGCCGGAGGTGTATAATTGGGAGAAGATATACAAGATAGATCATAAAACAAGACCGATGGATCCCAGAAGACGACCATTTGAGCTTGATATTAATCCCTTCAAGAGGAGATTAGATGAGCATCAACCTGCATATATTCCAAAGAAATTCAgagaagataaaaagaaaaagtgGTCAGATACTTACTACCCTTAA
- the LOC124166967 gene encoding vacuolar protein sorting-associated protein 33B → MDFLKVVSQKKLADILDRVPGKKDLVIDPSIMKPLDRITDVKMLRAHGVEKIIKLEKSEVISSTPHVVFLVYADLITAKHVVDQVHSFRQKDTSAVHHLILVPCGLLPIYQLIEEEGLHGVIKVHIFSWEYIPIDNHILSLEIPHIFKTAFLNGDYSLLKSVAKSLWSLQLTYGKIPVVLSQGKLSKIVSGMVDSYFEDLGDPECHNSKIGYMVVMDRSIDYTSSLLTSVTYTGLLDEVFNIKCGTVELTKEVTGKSNQITYLLNSKDEIYNEIKSKHFSDVYPTLKSKAKELENKLAQFKTADLSQLKHHIKNEIRNVMSLRQSLSYHIGACESIIGSLGGKYQELQNVEENIVRGRSRRESIAYIEDCLAKQTSCYMVLRLIALLSLTESGITHDEAMSLKSQFLHTYGYKHIGTFYNLEKVGLYSTPAPNIMIPTAFGGVGDTAGKLANRMAQVVSLPKQNSFRAIAQKLKLFPDASNAHNLKDAAGMGYVFNGIYIPIICQLVHLLLKKESKTAIEELLRVIPGPTVLDERMSSENQTLARVVLVVIIGGVTYAEIAALQLLETLTNSRIIVAGTSLINGKVLVQHLTQM, encoded by the exons atgGATTTCTTGAAAGTTGTTTCCCAGAAGAAGTTAGCAGATATTTTAGATCGTGTACCTGGAAAGAAAGACTTGGTGATAGATCCCTCAATCATGAAGCCACTTGACCGAATTACGGATGTGAAAATGCTAAG GGCCCACGGGGTGGAGAAAATAATTAAGCTAGAAAAATCGGAAGTCATATCCTCAACCCCTCATGTAGTTTTCTTGGTGTATGCTGATCTGATTACAGCGAAGCATGTTGTTGATCAAGTGCATTCTTTTCGTCAAAAGGATACTAGCGCGGTGCATCATCTGATACTCGTGCCCTGTGGCCTGTTGCCTATATATCAACTGATTGAAGAGGAGGGACTCCATGGAGTGATAaaagtgcatattttttcttgGGAATATATACCTATTGACAATCATATATTGTCCCTTGAAATACCTCATATCTTCAAGACAGCCTTCTTAAATGGTGATTATTCTCTGCTTAAGAGTGTAGCTAAATCTTTATGGTCATTGCAACTAACTTACGGGAAAATACCTGTTGTATTAAGTCAAGGAAAGCTTTCTAAAATAGTTAGTGGTATGGTTGATTCCTACTTTGAAGATTTAGGGGATCCGGAATGCCATAACAGCAAAATTGGGTACATGGTGGTCATGGACCGTAGCATTGATTACACATCCAGTCTTCTGACGTCTGTGACTTACACTGGATTGTTGgatgaagtttttaatattaaatgtgGCACAGTGGAATTAACGAAGGAAGTGACTGGAAAATCGAATCAGATCACATATTTATTGAATAGCAAAGATGAAATATATAATGAGattaaaagtaaacatttttctgatgtATATCCAACGCTTAAAAGTAAAGCCAAAGAATTAGAAAACAAATTAGCTCAGTTCAAAACAGCTGACCTCAGTCAGTTGAAGcatcacattaaaaatgaaatccgAAATGTCATGTCTCTACGACAATCACTATCGTACCACATAGGGGCTTGCGAAAGTATAATTGGAAGCTTGGGTGGTAAATATCAGGAACTTCAgaatgttgaagaaaatattgtCAGAGGTAGAAGTAGGAGAGAAAGTATTGCATACATTGAAGATTGCTTGGCCAAGCAAACATCTTGCTACATGGTGCTGCGGCTGATTGCTTTGTTATCTCTCACAGAAAGTGGTATAACTCATGACGAAGCTATGTCGCTAAAATCTCAATTCCTGCATACTTATGGTTATAAGCACATAGGAACATTTTATAACCTAGAAAAGGTTGGGTTGTACTCTACGCCTGCACCAAACATTATGATCCCTACAGCTTTTGGGGGTGTCGGAGATACTGCTGGAAAACTAGCCAATCGAATGGCTCAAGTGGTGTCACTGCCAAAGCAGAACTCTTTCAGGGCAATAGCTCAGAAACTAAAGCTTTTTCCTGATGCAAGTAATGCACATAATTTGAAGGATGCTGCAGGCATGGGCTATGTGTTTAATGGAATTTATATACCTATTATTTGCCAGCTAGTGCACTTATTGCTCAAGAAAGAATCAAAAACGGCAATAGAAGAATTATTACGAGTGATTCCTGGTCCAACCGTGTTGGATGAACGAATGTCATCAGAAAACCAAACTTTAGCTAGAGTAGTGTTGGTGGTTATCATTGGAGGTGTTACATATGCTGAAATTGCTGCCTTGCAACTTCTTGAAACATTGACCAACTCTCGAATAATTGTAGCAGGAACATCTCTAATTAATGGCAAAGTTTTAGTGCAACATCTAACTCAAATGTGA